One genomic window of Anaerofustis stercorihominis DSM 17244 includes the following:
- a CDS encoding NAD(+) synthase, whose product MNNYGFIKVACGVPKVKVANPSYNTNEIYNLVKEAKKEGAKIFITPELSISSYTCADLFFQDTLLEKCEEELEKLVEKTADDDIFIVVGMPIKYKNALYNCAVAFLNGEILGVIPKEFIPTHSEFYEKRWFASGKDVSDELSLAGQEVFFGQMLFKLRKDLTVGIEVCEDLWVPIAPSAKLALSGANLILNISASNEVVSKDEYRTNLISSQSAKCLCAYAYVSAGVHESTTDLLFGGSSLIAENGIILNKGKRFERENQLTSAYIDLQKLNFQRRQNISFSDSREQYEEFYEEIECEFENDIDITEFDRFVDPHPFTPNDENQRIERCNEIFNIQSSALAKRLEHTGLKKLVVGISGGLDSTLALLVATQTMKLLNLPSENIIGITMPGFGTTDRTYTNALDLMKSLNVTIKEISIKEAATLHMKDIEHDINIHDVTYENTQARERTQVLMDMANKNGAILVGTGDLSEMALGWCTYNGDHMSMYGVNASVPKTLVSHLVRTVAMISDDKTKDILLDILDTPVSPELLPPTKDGKIAQKTEDNIGPYELHDFFLYYFIRFGAKKDKLHFLAKQAFKDKYSDETIEKWLNNFMKRFFISQFKRSCTPDAPKVGSVSLSPRGDFRMPSDADFSAWLED is encoded by the coding sequence ATGAACAATTACGGATTTATAAAAGTAGCGTGCGGAGTACCGAAGGTTAAGGTCGCAAATCCAAGCTACAATACAAATGAAATATATAATTTAGTAAAAGAAGCAAAAAAAGAAGGAGCAAAAATATTCATAACGCCGGAACTTTCCATAAGCTCATATACTTGTGCGGATTTGTTTTTTCAGGATACACTTCTTGAAAAATGTGAAGAAGAACTGGAAAAACTTGTGGAAAAGACCGCAGATGATGACATTTTCATCGTTGTGGGAATGCCTATAAAATATAAAAATGCGCTTTATAACTGTGCTGTAGCATTTTTAAACGGAGAAATCCTTGGAGTAATACCTAAAGAATTTATCCCAACTCACAGTGAATTCTACGAAAAAAGATGGTTCGCAAGTGGTAAAGATGTATCAGATGAATTATCTTTGGCAGGACAGGAAGTTTTTTTCGGACAAATGCTGTTTAAATTAAGAAAGGATCTTACTGTTGGAATTGAAGTATGTGAAGACTTATGGGTACCTATAGCACCGAGTGCAAAACTGGCATTATCGGGAGCTAATCTTATTTTAAATATCTCAGCCAGCAATGAAGTAGTTTCAAAAGATGAGTACAGAACCAATTTGATTTCATCGCAAAGTGCTAAATGTTTATGTGCTTACGCATATGTTTCTGCCGGGGTTCATGAATCCACCACCGATTTGCTGTTTGGAGGAAGTTCTCTGATAGCTGAAAATGGGATCATACTAAACAAAGGAAAACGATTTGAAAGAGAAAATCAACTTACCAGTGCATATATAGATTTGCAGAAACTAAACTTTCAAAGGAGACAAAATATCAGTTTCAGCGACAGCAGGGAACAATATGAAGAATTTTATGAAGAAATTGAGTGCGAATTTGAAAATGATATTGATATCACTGAATTCGATAGATTTGTAGATCCTCATCCATTTACGCCAAACGATGAAAATCAGAGGATAGAAAGATGTAACGAAATTTTTAACATACAGTCTTCGGCTCTTGCAAAAAGACTTGAACATACAGGACTGAAAAAATTGGTTGTAGGGATATCCGGAGGTCTTGACTCTACACTTGCACTTTTAGTTGCAACTCAGACAATGAAACTTTTAAATCTTCCAAGCGAAAATATAATAGGAATAACCATGCCCGGATTTGGGACAACTGACAGGACATATACAAATGCTTTGGATTTAATGAAATCTCTAAATGTAACCATTAAAGAAATAAGCATAAAAGAAGCTGCAACACTTCATATGAAAGATATAGAACATGATATAAATATTCACGACGTGACCTATGAAAATACACAGGCAAGAGAAAGAACTCAAGTGCTTATGGATATGGCAAATAAAAACGGAGCAATACTTGTAGGAACCGGAGATTTAAGCGAAATGGCTTTGGGATGGTGCACATATAACGGCGATCATATGAGTATGTACGGAGTAAATGCAAGCGTTCCGAAAACTTTGGTTTCTCACTTGGTAAGGACAGTTGCGATGATAAGTGACGATAAAACAAAAGATATCCTTTTGGATATTTTGGATACACCTGTCAGTCCGGAATTGTTACCGCCTACAAAAGACGGAAAGATAGCTCAAAAAACAGAAGACAATATAGGACCATATGAACTTCATGACTTTTTCTTATATTATTTTATTAGATTTGGAGCAAAGAAAGATAAACTTCATTTCTTAGCAAAACAAGCATTTAAAGACAAATACAGTGATGAAACGATTGAAAAATGGCTTAATAATTTCATGAAAAGATTTTTTATATCTCAGTTCAAACGTTCCTGTACACCCGACGCACCTAAAGTAGGGTCAGTAAGCTTGAGCCCAAGAGGAGACTTTAGAATGCCGAGCGATGCGGATTTCAGTGCTTGGTTAGAAGACTAA
- the thrC gene encoding threonine synthase, producing the protein MEKLFNSTRDNDNKLSPSRAIIKGLSDDGGLFVPQFLKDVKFDYKDFIGKSYNYIAKTILGEFLDFSKEQIDYCVDTAYSLNNFETEDIFKVVDVEDGLSILELFSGNTIAFKDCALSILPLLLKCAKENENDKDDVLILTATSGDTGKAALEGFHDVDGIDVIVYYPYKGVSRLQLLQMLTQKGSNVKSYAVKGNFDDTQAGVKEIFNDSDFEKELEKYGVKLSSANSINIGRLLPQVVYYYHSYVRLIEQGKIKEGDKVNFIVPTGNFGNILAGYYAYLTGLPVNKLICASNDNNVLFDFFKSGTYDKNREFKKTISPSMDILISSNLERLIYHMYDGDDKKVNDLMAKLSNEGKYTIDSEYMNKADNFIGGYATEDEIREVIKEVYEKDNYLMDTHTAAGYKVYKDTKEDDTYSVLLSTASPYKFSKDVYDSIFDDDVKASDDVEYMYKLNEKTKVNIPKPVNNIESIERREEEVITKEDMRNSILKYIEGKK; encoded by the coding sequence ATGGAGAAACTTTTTAACAGTACAAGAGATAATGATAATAAGCTGAGTCCGTCAAGAGCTATTATAAAAGGTCTTAGTGATGACGGGGGATTATTTGTTCCTCAGTTTTTGAAAGATGTAAAATTTGATTATAAAGACTTCATCGGTAAATCTTATAATTACATAGCTAAAACTATTTTAGGCGAATTTTTGGATTTTTCAAAAGAACAAATCGATTACTGTGTTGATACAGCTTATAGTTTAAACAACTTTGAAACCGAAGATATATTTAAAGTCGTTGACGTGGAAGACGGACTTTCTATATTGGAATTATTCAGCGGTAACACTATAGCATTCAAAGACTGTGCTCTTTCTATTTTACCTCTTTTATTAAAATGTGCCAAAGAAAATGAAAATGATAAAGATGATGTTTTGATACTTACCGCAACCAGCGGAGACACAGGTAAAGCTGCTTTGGAAGGTTTTCATGATGTAGATGGTATAGACGTTATAGTTTACTATCCTTATAAAGGTGTTTCAAGATTACAGCTGCTTCAAATGCTTACTCAAAAAGGAAGTAATGTTAAGAGTTATGCTGTAAAAGGTAATTTTGATGATACACAGGCGGGAGTTAAAGAAATCTTTAACGACAGTGACTTTGAAAAGGAACTTGAAAAATACGGAGTCAAACTTTCTTCGGCAAATTCAATCAATATAGGAAGACTTCTTCCTCAGGTGGTATATTATTATCACTCATATGTAAGATTAATTGAACAGGGGAAAATCAAGGAAGGGGATAAAGTTAATTTTATAGTTCCTACCGGTAACTTCGGAAATATTTTGGCAGGTTACTACGCTTACTTGACAGGACTGCCTGTAAATAAATTGATTTGTGCTTCCAATGATAATAACGTATTATTTGATTTCTTCAAAAGCGGTACTTATGATAAAAATAGAGAATTTAAAAAGACCATCTCACCTTCAATGGATATTTTGATATCCTCAAATCTTGAAAGACTTATTTATCATATGTATGACGGAGATGATAAAAAAGTAAATGACTTGATGGCAAAGTTAAGTAATGAGGGTAAATATACTATAGACAGTGAATATATGAATAAAGCGGATAATTTTATTGGAGGGTATGCGACAGAAGATGAAATCAGAGAGGTAATAAAAGAAGTATACGAAAAAGATAATTACTTAATGGATACTCATACCGCTGCCGGATATAAGGTATATAAAGATACAAAAGAAGACGATACATATTCTGTTTTATTATCTACGGCTTCACCTTATAAATTTTCAAAAGATGTATATGATTCGATTTTTGATGATGATGTAAAAGCAAGTGACGATGTGGAATATATGTATAAATTAAACGAAAAAACAAAAGTAAATATACCAAAACCTGTAAATAATATCGAAAGCATTGAAAGAAGAGAAGAAGAAGTTATTACAAAAGAAGATATGAGAAATTCTATACTAAAATATATAGAGGGTAAGAAATAA
- the thrB gene encoding homoserine kinase, translated as MFEIKAPATSANLCCGFDTFGLAVTLYNTFKVEKCDKFIFDGKEEDINNTNNLILTSMLTTCRFLNKKPIGVKVEVKSDVPSTRGLGSSATCVVAGIIMAYKVLNIEVDIDDVFNIASSIEGHPDNVAPCIFGGTTLSYKEDTEFKYYKIHTNKKYRICAFIPRFKLSTKKARNVLPDKYSREDVVFNIQRASLLPLSLERGDSEFVKDALQDRIHEPYRKELINGYDDIVNLTKKYGFVGTYLSGAGPTIMGVYEGNINLRKLDYDIKKLKDKYDLYPLKIDFDGVKY; from the coding sequence ATGTTTGAAATAAAAGCTCCCGCAACCAGTGCTAATCTATGCTGCGGATTCGATACTTTTGGACTTGCAGTAACTTTATATAACACTTTCAAAGTAGAAAAATGTGATAAATTTATTTTTGACGGAAAAGAAGAAGATATAAACAATACAAATAATTTGATTTTAACGAGCATGCTTACTACATGTAGATTTTTAAATAAAAAACCTATTGGTGTAAAAGTAGAAGTTAAAAGCGATGTCCCTTCAACCAGAGGTCTTGGGAGTTCCGCTACCTGTGTTGTTGCGGGAATCATAATGGCTTATAAAGTCTTGAATATAGAAGTTGATATCGATGATGTATTTAATATTGCTTCTAGTATCGAAGGTCATCCCGATAATGTTGCACCTTGTATATTCGGCGGGACAACCCTTTCATATAAGGAAGATACGGAGTTCAAATATTACAAGATACATACCAATAAAAAATATAGGATATGTGCGTTTATCCCTCGTTTCAAACTTTCCACAAAGAAGGCAAGAAACGTGCTTCCCGATAAATACTCAAGAGAAGATGTTGTATTTAATATCCAAAGAGCATCTTTGCTTCCTCTAAGCTTGGAAAGAGGCGACAGTGAGTTTGTAAAAGACGCGCTTCAGGATAGGATCCATGAACCTTACAGAAAAGAACTCATCAACGGATATGATGATATAGTAAACTTAACCAAGAAATATGGTTTTGTCGGTACATATCTGTCGGGTGCGGGTCCTACGATAATGGGTGTATATGAAGGAAATATCAATCTTAGAAAACTTGATTATGATATCAAGAAATTAAAAGATAAATATGACTTGTATCCGCTTAAAATCGATTTCGACGGAGTGAAATACTAA
- a CDS encoding polysaccharide biosynthesis protein → MTKNKRLAILFIVDALIVTFSSMMSLLLRFDLFTIPSRFLYPALKFLPLDIFIAILVLAVFKMYNRVWTYASMDEVMSALKASVVIELIYLLYHKFFDVGMPRSYYFFDIIFLFLLIALSRLSVRVFKGIIARREKSALKRNIMIIGAGSAGSLLIKEIRNGMKSYDVVCIIDDNYNKVGKYIHNIPIVGARDDILNNIAKYDVDEVIIAMPSASVDTIRDIITICNQTSVKLKILPAIAKSLTSSLTQKVREVNYEDLLGRDAVDIKNKELKKFVDGKTVMVTGGGGTIGSELCRQITANNPRRLIVVDIYENTAYELQMELKRKYPDIDVVVLIASIRDMDRMESIFNKYKPEIVYHAAAHKHVPLMEYSPNEAVKNNCKGTLNLVKLADKYNVKRFVLISTDKAVRPTNVMGATKRICEMIIQSYNAKSETEFVAVRFGNVLGSNGSVIPLFLKQIEEGGPVTVTHKEVTRFFMTVREAVSLVIQAGLLAEGGEIFVLDMGKPVKIYDLAVNLIKLKGYIPGEEIKIDVVGLRPGEKMYEEILMEEEGLTGTKNHMIYIAKPVKIEIEEFLKEVGNLINVAYENNDYIIRNKIKKLCPTYEEVKND, encoded by the coding sequence TTGACAAAGAATAAAAGGTTAGCAATATTATTTATTGTAGATGCTTTGATAGTAACATTCAGTTCCATGATGTCTTTATTATTAAGATTTGATTTGTTTACAATTCCATCAAGGTTTTTATATCCTGCGCTTAAGTTTCTCCCTCTTGATATATTTATAGCAATTTTGGTTTTAGCTGTATTCAAAATGTACAACAGGGTATGGACTTATGCTTCTATGGATGAAGTAATGTCTGCGCTTAAGGCATCTGTAGTAATTGAACTAATTTATCTTTTATATCATAAATTTTTTGATGTAGGTATGCCCAGAAGTTATTACTTCTTTGATATTATTTTCTTATTTTTGTTAATTGCTTTATCAAGACTTTCCGTAAGAGTATTTAAAGGTATAATTGCCAGAAGAGAAAAGAGTGCTCTTAAAAGGAATATAATGATAATAGGTGCAGGTTCTGCAGGCTCTCTTCTTATTAAAGAAATCAGAAACGGAATGAAGAGTTATGATGTCGTTTGCATTATTGATGATAATTATAATAAAGTAGGTAAATATATTCATAATATACCTATAGTCGGAGCAAGGGACGATATATTAAATAATATTGCTAAATATGATGTAGATGAAGTGATAATTGCAATGCCTTCCGCTTCTGTAGATACAATAAGAGATATAATTACCATATGTAATCAAACCAGCGTAAAATTAAAAATACTTCCCGCTATAGCAAAGAGTCTTACAAGTTCGCTTACTCAGAAAGTAAGAGAGGTAAATTATGAAGATTTACTTGGCAGAGATGCTGTAGATATAAAAAATAAAGAGCTTAAAAAGTTTGTTGACGGTAAAACCGTAATGGTTACCGGGGGGGGCGGAACAATAGGTTCCGAACTTTGCAGGCAAATAACCGCAAATAATCCTAGAAGGCTTATTGTAGTGGATATATATGAAAATACTGCTTATGAGCTTCAAATGGAGCTTAAAAGAAAATATCCCGACATAGATGTTGTGGTTCTTATTGCTTCTATCAGAGATATGGATAGAATGGAAAGCATATTTAATAAATATAAACCTGAAATAGTTTATCATGCTGCGGCACATAAACATGTTCCTTTAATGGAATATTCACCTAACGAAGCGGTAAAAAACAACTGTAAAGGTACTCTTAATCTCGTTAAATTAGCCGATAAATATAATGTAAAGAGATTTGTCTTGATTTCTACAGATAAAGCTGTCAGACCTACCAATGTTATGGGGGCTACAAAAAGAATTTGTGAAATGATTATTCAAAGCTACAATGCAAAATCAGAAACTGAATTTGTAGCTGTTAGGTTTGGTAATGTTCTTGGCAGCAACGGTTCTGTCATACCTCTGTTTTTAAAACAAATTGAAGAAGGGGGGCCCGTGACAGTCACTCATAAAGAAGTTACGAGGTTCTTTATGACAGTAAGAGAAGCAGTATCTTTGGTTATTCAGGCTGGACTTCTTGCCGAAGGCGGGGAGATATTTGTTCTTGATATGGGTAAACCTGTTAAGATTTATGATCTTGCAGTTAATTTGATAAAGCTTAAAGGCTATATCCCGGGAGAAGAAATAAAGATAGATGTTGTCGGACTCAGACCCGGAGAAAAAATGTATGAAGAAATTCTTATGGAAGAAGAAGGACTTACTGGTACAAAAAATCATATGATATATATAGCAAAACCAGTAAAAATAGAGATTGAAGAATTTTTAAAGGAAGTAGGTAATCTTATAAATGTAGCTTATGAAAATAATGACTATATAATAAGAAATAAAATAAAGAAACTTTGTCCTACCTATGAAGAAGTTAAAAATGATTAA
- a CDS encoding PTS transporter subunit IIC yields MKKFFKTYFIDTLSSMALGLFSTLIIGSILNQIGVVFHISFLTDTLFPALKTMTAPVIAVSVAYGLKSDPLVIFACGGAGLIGGDPISALLVGISGSIAGMLVSKRTSLDIIITPIVTVIVGGLVGFYIGPIMQKFMLLLGELIMKSCEQEPLIMGILVSVIMGIILTLPISSAALGIMLNLSGLAAGAACVGCASQMIGFAVMSFRENKFEGLISQGLGTSMLQIANIMKKPILFLPPIITSAILGPISTVVFKMTNTAYGAGMGTSGLVGQFGMIEAMGSSAGTFAMMILMHFVLPAFLTLLISEIFRKKNIIKSGDLKLELK; encoded by the coding sequence TTGAAGAAATTCTTTAAAACTTATTTTATAGACACTCTTTCAAGTATGGCTTTGGGGCTTTTTTCTACACTGATTATAGGCAGTATTTTAAATCAGATCGGTGTAGTTTTTCATATCAGTTTTTTAACGGATACGCTTTTTCCCGCACTTAAAACCATGACTGCTCCTGTCATAGCTGTAAGTGTGGCATACGGACTTAAGTCGGATCCTCTGGTAATATTTGCCTGCGGTGGTGCGGGGCTTATCGGAGGAGATCCGATAAGTGCACTGCTTGTGGGTATATCGGGTTCCATTGCAGGAATGCTGGTATCCAAGAGAACAAGTCTCGATATAATCATAACGCCGATAGTAACGGTTATTGTGGGAGGACTTGTCGGATTTTACATAGGACCTATCATGCAGAAGTTCATGCTATTGCTTGGTGAGCTTATAATGAAGTCATGCGAACAGGAACCTCTGATAATGGGGATTTTGGTAAGCGTTATAATGGGTATCATCTTAACGCTCCCTATAAGTTCTGCGGCTCTCGGAATAATGCTTAATCTATCCGGACTTGCTGCGGGTGCAGCGTGTGTCGGCTGTGCTTCTCAGATGATTGGTTTTGCGGTAATGAGTTTTAGAGAAAACAAATTTGAAGGTCTCATATCTCAGGGACTGGGAACCAGTATGCTCCAAATCGCAAATATTATGAAAAAGCCGATATTATTTTTACCGCCTATAATAACAAGTGCGATACTTGGACCGATTTCAACGGTCGTATTTAAAATGACCAATACCGCTTATGGTGCGGGAATGGGAACAAGCGGGCTAGTCGGACAGTTCGGGATGATAGAAGCAATGGGGAGCAGTGCAGGGACTTTTGCAATGATGATACTTATGCATTTTGTTCTTCCGGCTTTTTTGACACTTTTGATAAGTGAGATTTTTAGAAAGAAAAATATAATAAAATCCGGAGATTTAAAATTAGAATTAAAATAG